One Setaria italica strain Yugu1 chromosome I, Setaria_italica_v2.0, whole genome shotgun sequence DNA window includes the following coding sequences:
- the LOC101773540 gene encoding NAC domain-containing protein 76, which produces MHPSCSPLTVPPGFRFHPTDEELLYYYLRKKVAYEPIDLDVIREIDLNKLEPWDLKDRCRIGTGPQDEWYFFSHKDKKYPTGTRTNRATTAGFWKATGRDKAIFLSNGGRKVGLRKTLVFYTGRAPHGKKTDWIMHEYRLDDDNVEVPITEDGWVVCRVFKKKSIQRGFDQQQGMAAAVVHDEELHSFQHSPTGGATTPVDQKHGLHQLMHGGFFPAFDPSMHLPHLTNAEVPTLGTPAFISGTPAAVAVNPLGMGSSPHNLVKLTTSSCGTAGDMLLNGSERFGAVAAADWSILDKLLASHQNLDQLFHGKFGGTPVGVSQHYQQRQQQLMEMSATSLQRLPLHYLGCETADL; this is translated from the exons ATGCATCCGAGCTGCTCGCCACTGACAGTGCCTCCGGGCTTCCGGTTCCACCCGACGGACGAGGAGCTCCTCTACTACTACCTGAGGAAGAAGGTCGCTTATGAGCCCATAGATCTCGATGTCATAAGGGAGATTGACCTCAACAAGCTTGAGCCATGGGACCTCAAAG ATCGGTGCAGGATTGGGACGGGGCCTCAAGACGAGTGGTACTTCTTCAGCCACAAGGACAAGAAGTACCCAACGGGGACACGCACGAACAGGGCCACGACTGCCGGGTTCTGGAAGGCGACGGGGAGGGACAAGGCCATCTTCCTCAGCAACGGTGGCAGGAAGGTCGGCCTGAGGAAGACGCTGGTGTTCTACACCGGCAGGGCACCTCACGGCAAGAAGACCGACTGGATCATGCACGAGTACCGCCTCGATGACGATAACGTTGAGGTGCCTATAACT GAGGATGGATGGGTGGTGTGTAGGGTTTTCAAGAAGAAGAGCATCCAGAGAGGCTTCGACCAGCAACagggcatggcggcggcggtcgtcCACGACGAAGAGCTCCATTCCTTCCAGCACTCCCCCACCGGCGGCGCGACAACGCCGGTGGACCAGAAGCACGGCCTCCACCAGCTCATGCACGGCGGCTTCTTTCCCGCCTTCGACCCCTCCATGCACCTTCCACACCTCACGAACGCCGAGGTGCCCACGCTGGGCACCCCGGCATTCATTTCCGGCACGCCGGCTGCCGTCGCCGTGAACCCGCTCGGCATGGGCTCCTCTCCCCACAACCTGGTGAAGCTAACAACATCATCCTGCGGCACTGCCGGTGACATGCTGCTGAACGGCAGTGAGCGCTTCGGTGCTGTTGCCGCCGCCGACTGGTCTATCCTCGACAAGCTGCTGGCGTCGCACCAGAACTTGGACCAGCTCTTCCATGGCAAGTTCGGGGGAACACCTGTAGGGGTTTCCCAACATTACCAACAGCGGCAGCAGCAATTGATGGAGATGAGCGCGACGTCACTGCAGAGGCTGCCTCTCCATTACCTTGGCTGCGAGACCGCTGATCTCTAG